From Pan troglodytes isolate AG18354 chromosome 9, NHGRI_mPanTro3-v2.0_pri, whole genome shotgun sequence, the proteins below share one genomic window:
- the OR51B4 gene encoding olfactory receptor 51B4: MWYNNSAGPFLLTGFLGSEAVHYRTSVSFFVIYFSILFGNGTLLVLIWNDHSLHEPMYYFLAMLADTDLGMTFTTMPTVLGVLLLDQREIAHAACFTQSFIHSLAIVESGILLVLAYDCFIAIRTPLRYNSILTNSRVMNIGLGVLMRGFMSILPIILALYCYPYCGSRVLLHTFCLHQDVIKLACADITFNHIYPIIQTSLTIFLDALILIFSYILILKTVMGIASGQQEAKSLNTCVSHISCVLVFHITVMGLSFIHRFGKHAPHVVPITMSYVHFLFPPFVNPIIYSIKTKQIQRSIVRLFSGQSRA, from the coding sequence ATGTGGTATAACAACAGTGCTGGCCCCTTCTTGCTGACTGGCTTCTTGGGCTCAGAGGCAGTTCACTACCGGACCTCTGTGTCCTTCTTTGTCATCTACTTCTCCATCCTTTTTGGAAATGGCACTCTTCTTGTCCTCATTTGGAATGATCACAGCCTCCATGAGCCCATGTACTACTTCCTGGCTATGCTGGCAGACACGGACCTTGGGATGACATTCACTACAATGCCCACAGTCCTGGGTGTCCTGCTGCTAGACCAGAGGGAGATTGCCCATGCTGCCTGTTTCACCCaatccttcattcattcactggcCATTGTAGAATCAGGTATCTTGCTTGTTTTGGCCTATGACTGTTTCATTGCCATCCGCACACCACTGAGGTACAACTCCATTCTTACCAATTCCCGAGTGATGAACATAGGACTGGGGGTACTGATGAGAGGTTTTATGTCTATTTTGCCCATAATTCTTGCACTCTACTGCTACCCATATTGTGGTTCCCGTGTCCTCTTGCACACATTTTGCCTCCATCAAGATGTCATAAAACTCGCCTGTGCTGATATCACGTTTAATCACATATATCCAATTATTCAGACTTCTTTGACTATCTTTTTAGATGCTCTAATCCTCATCTTTTCTTATATACTAATCCTCAAGACAGTGATGGGCATTGCGTCTGGACAACAGGAAGCTAAATCTCTCAACACTTGTGTCTCCCATATTAGCTGTGTCCTAGTATTTCACATCACTGTGATGGGACTGTCATTCATTCACAGGTTTGGGAAACATGCACCTCATGTGGTCCCCATTACCATGAGCTAtgtccattttctctttcctccattcGTGAATCCTATCATTTATAGCATCAAGACCAAGCAGATTCAAAGAAGCATTGTTCGCCTATTTTCTGGGCAGAGTAGGGCTTGA
- the LOC745965 gene encoding olfactory receptor 51B2, whose amino-acid sequence MWPNITAAPFLLTGFPGLEAAHHWISIPFFAVYVCILLGNGMLLYLIKHDHSLHEPMYYFLTMLAGTDLMVTLTTMPTVMGILWVNHREISSVGCFLQAYFIHSLSVVESGSLLAMAYDRFIAIRNPLRYASILTNTRVIALGVGVFLRGFVSILPVILHLFSFSYCKSHVITRAFCLHQEIMRLACADITFNRLYPVILISLTIFLDSLIILFSYILILNTVIGIASGEERAKALNTCISHISCVLIFYVTVMGLTFIYRFGKNVPEVVHIIMSYIYFLFPPLMNPVIYSIKTKQIQYGIIRLLSKHRFSS is encoded by the coding sequence ATGTGGCCCAATATTACTGCAGCCCCTTTTTTGCTGACTGGTTTTCCAGGGCTGGAGGCAGCTCATCACTGGATCTCCATCCCCTTCTTTGCTGTTTATGTGTGCATCCTTCTGGGCAATGGCATGCTCCTCTACCTCATCAAGCATGACCACAGTCTTCATGAGCCCATGTACTACTTCCTCACCATGCTGGCAGGCACAGACCTCATGGTGACATTGACCACGATGCCTACTGTAATGGGCATCCTATGGGTGAATCACAGGGAGATTAGCAGTGTGGGCTGCTTCCTGCAGGCTTACTTTATTCACTCCCTTTCTGTTGTGGAATCAGGTTCCCTCCTGGCAATGGCATATGATCGTTTCATTGCCATCCGCAATCCTTTGAGATATGCTTCCATTCTCACCAATACTAGAGTCATAGCGTTAGGAGTGGGAGTGTTTCTAAGGGGTTTTGTATCCATCCTGCCTGTAATTTtgcatcttttttcattttcatattgcaAATCTCATGTTATCACACGTGCTTTCTGCCTCCACCAAGAAATCATGAGACTGGCTTGTGCTGACATAACTTTCAATAGACTTTACCCTGTAATTTTGATCTCTTTAACAATCTTCCTAGACTCTCTGATCATCCTCTTCTCCTATATTCTAATTCTTAATACTGTCATAGGCATTGCCTCTGGTGAAGAGAGAGCCAAAGCCCTCAATACCTGTATCTCCCACATTAGTTGTGTTCTTATCTTCTATGTTACGGTGATGGGTTTGACATTCATTTACAGATTTGGGAAGAATGTGCCAGAGGTTGTCCACATTATCATGAGTTACATCTacttcctctttcctcctttaATGAACCCTGTCATCTACAGCATCAAAACCAAGCAAATACAATATGGCATTATCCGCCTTTTATCTAAACACAGGTTTAGTAGTTAA